One stretch of Caldinitratiruptor microaerophilus DNA includes these proteins:
- a CDS encoding spore germination protein: MRNAGGDLRTRVDQVRRLLGDAHDIRCLWLYAPGSPRTRAALIHVQGLTDRQALRRHVLAHFEPAPPPPATGANPPEVPSSPQGRDGAGQDVLKKLAPVEPLRPTDGQDLVDRVLSGEALLLLETDPEPWILRISGWKERPVPRPTTESSLRGAGEAFTENVEVNLALVRRRLRDPRLMVEETRLGPSSRVLVALVYVRELARPDLVREVRDRLGQVHVDAVIDASQLAEILVGRYRTAFPLYMATERPDRAAAWLMAGKVLVMLDGSPWVVLVPVRLIDFFFSVDDYYLRPAVVALLRLARIAAWLGIVLFPALYVALEAHNVDVLRLELMLAVDAARAGVPLNVVLESIFLIVMVELIQETAVRLPEKVGASTTIIGALIIGEAVARARIVSDIIIVIIAMAAIGSLTFPDREIAAAWRISSGLLLLGGAVLGLFGVFLGLMALVFHLCCLQSLGQPYLHPLAPLNLRDLRQDGLTRRYWWEMPARGPHPFVPPRRRPQ; this comes from the coding sequence ATGCGGAACGCCGGCGGCGACCTCCGGACCCGGGTGGACCAGGTCCGCAGGCTCCTGGGCGACGCGCACGACATTCGCTGCCTCTGGCTGTACGCGCCGGGATCGCCTCGGACCCGCGCGGCCCTGATTCACGTCCAGGGGCTCACCGACCGGCAGGCGCTCCGCCGGCACGTGCTCGCCCACTTCGAACCGGCACCGCCGCCCCCGGCGACCGGCGCGAATCCCCCCGAGGTCCCCTCCTCCCCGCAGGGCAGGGACGGCGCCGGACAGGACGTCCTGAAGAAGCTGGCGCCCGTCGAGCCGCTCCGGCCGACAGACGGCCAGGACCTCGTGGACCGCGTGCTCTCGGGCGAGGCCCTTCTCCTCCTCGAAACCGACCCGGAGCCCTGGATCCTGCGCATCTCCGGCTGGAAGGAGCGGCCCGTACCCCGCCCCACCACCGAGTCGAGCCTCCGGGGCGCCGGAGAGGCCTTCACCGAGAACGTGGAGGTCAACCTGGCCCTGGTCCGCCGCCGGCTCCGCGACCCGCGCCTCATGGTGGAGGAGACCCGCCTCGGCCCCAGCAGCCGGGTCCTGGTGGCCCTCGTGTACGTCCGGGAGCTCGCCCGGCCGGACCTCGTCCGCGAAGTTCGGGACCGGCTCGGGCAAGTGCATGTGGACGCGGTCATCGACGCCAGCCAGCTGGCCGAGATCCTCGTGGGGCGGTATCGCACCGCCTTCCCGCTGTACATGGCCACGGAGCGCCCGGACCGCGCCGCGGCGTGGCTCATGGCGGGCAAGGTGCTCGTGATGCTGGACGGTTCGCCGTGGGTCGTGCTCGTGCCGGTGCGGCTCATCGACTTCTTCTTCTCCGTCGACGACTACTACCTGCGGCCGGCGGTGGTCGCCCTGCTGCGGCTGGCCCGGATCGCCGCGTGGCTGGGGATCGTCCTCTTCCCGGCCCTCTACGTCGCGCTGGAGGCCCACAACGTCGACGTGCTGCGGCTCGAGCTCATGCTGGCCGTCGACGCCGCCCGCGCCGGGGTGCCGCTGAACGTGGTGCTGGAGTCGATCTTCCTCATCGTCATGGTGGAACTCATCCAGGAGACGGCCGTGCGCCTGCCCGAGAAAGTCGGGGCGTCGACGACGATCATCGGGGCACTGATCATCGGCGAGGCCGTGGCCCGCGCGCGCATCGTCAGCGACATCATCATCGTCATCATCGCGATGGCGGCGATCGGGAGCCTGACCTTCCCGGACCGGGAGATTGCCGCCGCCTGGCGGATCAGCTCGGGCCTGCTCCTGCTCGGAGGGGCCGTTCTGGGCCTCTTCGGCGTGTTCCTGGGGCTCATGGCGCTGGTGTTCCACCTGTGCTGCCTGCAGTCCCTGGGACAGCCGTACCTCCACCCCCTGGCTCCCCTCAACCTCCGGGACCTCCGGCAGGACGGGCTCACCCGGCGATACTGGTGGGAGATGCCCGCCCGGGGCCCACACCCCTTCGTCCCGCCCCGGCGGAGGCCACAGTGA
- a CDS encoding Ger(x)C family spore germination protein, with protein sequence MRRAPLAAALALAVASAGCWDFRDTDERALVLMVGIDRGQTAPYQVSVQIPIPRGGAPEALIASDFRVLAEEGRTVEEALEKIRASLYRFMELGQVKVVIVGEAVAREGLGGIDWLWHSRRFPAVAFLAVAREPVAEVIRARTPPVALPALFLYHAFRPTHGVDDGVVPVERWQALQRLRSPLEDVFLPGVTSRKYGLNVEGVAVFREGRLVGWFSPEESRTFNRLRSTRFYGSLAVPRGGGGKPGDLLLTGGRSRYGVRVGAGGEPVLWAHLEAQAAVRERDEMPIRELEAAGARQLEEETRRVLARLQALGADPLGFGERLRRLDPTHPAVAGPEAWRRAYARAPLEVEAVIRIRTTGYTR encoded by the coding sequence GTGAGGCGGGCGCCGCTGGCGGCGGCCCTGGCCCTTGCCGTGGCCTCCGCGGGCTGCTGGGACTTCCGGGACACGGATGAGCGCGCGCTGGTCCTCATGGTGGGGATCGACCGCGGTCAGACCGCTCCCTACCAGGTATCGGTGCAGATCCCGATCCCGCGCGGCGGGGCGCCGGAAGCCCTCATCGCCTCCGACTTCCGCGTGCTGGCCGAGGAAGGCCGGACGGTGGAGGAGGCGCTGGAGAAGATCCGCGCGAGCCTGTATCGCTTCATGGAGCTCGGCCAGGTGAAGGTCGTGATCGTCGGGGAAGCCGTCGCCCGGGAGGGGCTCGGCGGCATCGACTGGCTGTGGCACAGCCGGCGTTTCCCGGCGGTGGCGTTCCTGGCCGTTGCCCGGGAGCCCGTGGCGGAGGTGATCCGGGCCCGGACGCCGCCGGTCGCGCTCCCGGCGCTGTTCCTGTATCACGCCTTCCGGCCCACCCACGGGGTAGACGACGGGGTGGTGCCGGTGGAACGCTGGCAGGCCCTGCAGCGGCTCCGGAGCCCGCTGGAGGACGTCTTCCTGCCGGGGGTCACGTCCCGGAAGTACGGGCTCAACGTGGAAGGGGTGGCGGTGTTCCGGGAGGGACGGCTGGTCGGATGGTTCAGCCCCGAGGAGTCCAGGACGTTCAACCGGTTGCGGTCCACGCGCTTCTACGGCTCCCTCGCCGTGCCCCGGGGGGGCGGCGGCAAGCCCGGGGACCTGCTCCTGACGGGCGGGAGGTCCCGGTACGGCGTGCGGGTCGGCGCAGGCGGAGAGCCCGTCCTCTGGGCTCACCTCGAGGCCCAGGCCGCGGTGCGCGAGCGCGACGAGATGCCGATCCGGGAGCTCGAGGCGGCCGGGGCCCGCCAGCTGGAGGAGGAAACCCGCCGCGTGCTGGCACGCCTCCAGGCCCTGGGTGCGGACCCGCTGGGGTTCGGCGAGCGCCTCCGCCGCCTGGACCCCACTCACCCGGCGGTCGCCGGACCGGAAGCGTGGCGCCGGGCGTACGCGCGGGCGCCGCTGGAGGTGGAGGCCGTGATCCGCATCCGCACCACAGGGTACACCCGGTGA
- a CDS encoding NAD(P)/FAD-dependent oxidoreductase has product MARILVLGAGFGGITVAYRLAALLGPEHPITVVAREANFVYLPSLPWVAVGTRQPQDIVAPLGPGLRRKGIRFVEAEVRAVDPDRRQVVVDAGVLRYDFLVIALGAELDWEALPGARTHSHNIHRLDGAVRIWEALQEFEAGEILIAIAAGADTPAPAYELAFLLDDYFRRRGRRRRIEIEIVTNEPRALDQGGDGASRVVARALEQRRIRLRTATRVRQAEPGCLVLEDGTRLGAELLFIDPPYRGPAPLHCSSLADAAGFVRCNLHMQNPDYPEVFAAGDCVALDGLKTGHNARLAGGVVAQNLAAVVGGGPPRARFRPSTLVDLPLGSRDAVFSIWKPSPPALGNWQIQITHAGRAPMWIKHALERYFLWQIGR; this is encoded by the coding sequence GTGGCACGCATCCTCGTACTGGGCGCCGGGTTCGGCGGCATCACGGTCGCCTACCGGCTCGCGGCCCTCCTCGGACCGGAACACCCGATCACGGTCGTGGCAAGGGAGGCGAACTTCGTTTACCTCCCGTCCCTGCCGTGGGTGGCCGTGGGAACACGGCAGCCTCAGGACATCGTGGCGCCTCTCGGGCCGGGGCTCCGGCGCAAGGGCATCCGATTCGTGGAGGCGGAGGTCCGGGCGGTGGACCCCGACCGCCGGCAAGTGGTCGTTGACGCCGGCGTCCTGCGCTACGACTTCCTCGTCATCGCCCTGGGGGCGGAGCTGGACTGGGAGGCCCTCCCCGGCGCCCGGACGCACAGCCACAACATCCACCGCCTGGACGGCGCCGTGCGGATCTGGGAGGCGCTGCAGGAGTTCGAAGCGGGGGAGATCCTGATCGCGATCGCCGCGGGCGCCGATACCCCGGCGCCGGCCTACGAGCTCGCGTTCCTCCTCGACGACTACTTCCGGCGCCGGGGCCGGCGACGCCGGATCGAGATCGAGATCGTGACGAACGAGCCCCGGGCCCTCGACCAGGGCGGCGACGGGGCGTCCCGGGTGGTGGCCCGGGCGCTGGAGCAGAGGCGAATCCGCTTGCGAACCGCCACGCGCGTCCGTCAGGCCGAGCCGGGCTGCCTCGTGCTGGAGGACGGGACGCGGCTCGGGGCGGAACTCCTCTTCATCGACCCGCCCTACCGGGGCCCCGCACCGCTCCACTGCTCCTCCCTGGCGGACGCCGCCGGCTTTGTCCGGTGCAACCTGCACATGCAGAACCCGGACTACCCGGAGGTCTTCGCGGCGGGCGACTGCGTGGCCCTGGACGGGCTGAAGACGGGGCACAACGCCCGCCTCGCCGGAGGCGTCGTGGCACAGAACCTGGCTGCCGTGGTCGGCGGCGGCCCGCCGCGCGCCCGGTTCCGGCCGTCCACCCTGGTGGACCTCCCCCTGGGAAGCCGGGACGCGGTGTTCTCGATCTGGAAACCGTCCCCGCCCGCACTGGGCAACTGGCAGATCCAGATCACCCACGCCGGGCGGGCACCCATGTGGATCAAGCACGCCCTCGAGCGGTACTTCCTCTGGCAGATCGGTCGTTAG
- a CDS encoding peptidylprolyl isomerase, producing the protein MKKGFVWVVLTVAFAALSAILGVQVYVLYRSLDSRAVVATVNGEAITKADLYNELVARSGKQVLQGLIEDRLIAQEAKKQGVQVTRQEMQAEIDNLRKEFPSELAFQAFLAERGVTQERLEQAVSRTLMLKKLVEPRAKERLTDEALKKYFEDNRDKYDQPERVRARHILLKTREEAEAVLDQLKGGADFAQLAREKSVDTMSGQQGGDLGLFTRGQMVPEFENAAFALPVGQISGVVQSPFGFHIIQVTEHQPARQARFEEVKDKVRQDALEDELGTLIPQWLEEMKSKATITNTLEPAPAPKPNAPAPEGGGTSQTGGSSQGAQPPGGQSGQPAPAGK; encoded by the coding sequence TTGAAGAAAGGATTTGTCTGGGTCGTTCTGACGGTCGCCTTCGCGGCTCTCTCGGCCATTCTCGGCGTCCAGGTGTACGTGCTCTACCGCAGCCTGGACAGCCGAGCTGTGGTGGCCACGGTGAACGGCGAGGCCATCACCAAGGCCGATCTGTACAACGAGCTGGTCGCCCGGAGCGGAAAGCAGGTGTTGCAGGGCCTGATCGAGGACCGGCTGATTGCCCAGGAGGCGAAGAAGCAGGGCGTTCAGGTCACCAGGCAGGAGATGCAGGCCGAGATCGACAACCTGCGCAAGGAGTTCCCTTCGGAGCTGGCGTTCCAGGCCTTCCTCGCCGAGCGCGGCGTGACCCAGGAGCGTCTCGAGCAGGCCGTGTCGAGGACCCTGATGCTGAAGAAGCTCGTCGAGCCCCGGGCCAAGGAGCGGCTCACCGACGAGGCCCTGAAGAAATACTTCGAGGACAACCGCGACAAGTACGATCAACCCGAGCGGGTCCGGGCGCGGCACATCCTCCTGAAGACCCGGGAAGAGGCCGAGGCCGTGCTGGACCAGCTCAAGGGCGGCGCCGACTTCGCGCAGCTCGCCCGGGAGAAGTCGGTCGACACGATGAGCGGCCAGCAGGGCGGCGACCTGGGGCTGTTCACTCGCGGCCAGATGGTGCCAGAGTTCGAGAACGCCGCCTTCGCGCTGCCCGTCGGGCAGATCTCCGGGGTGGTGCAGTCGCCGTTCGGGTTCCACATCATCCAGGTTACCGAGCACCAGCCGGCGCGACAGGCCCGGTTCGAAGAAGTGAAGGACAAGGTCCGGCAGGACGCCCTCGAGGACGAACTGGGCACCCTCATCCCGCAGTGGCTCGAAGAGATGAAGAGCAAGGCGACCATCACCAATACCCTGGAGCCGGCACCGGCACCGAAGCCGAACGCGCCCGCCCCGGAGGGCGGCGGGACGTCCCAGACCGGTGGGTCCTCCCAGGGCGCACAGCCGCCCGGGGGCCAGTCGGGGCAGCCGGCGCCGGCCGGAAAGTAG
- a CDS encoding HAD family hydrolase encodes MITPGSPEPAAQPAPSAVDPARLARIRIVFSDLDETLLGPDHRVGDRSRRAVERLLRLGVEFVVCTGRAPEATRPIVESLGGRYMVCTNGSSVYDGHTLLMQETLPAPLVAEMTAFFHGHGCPVYLMTPVGYLVTRVTPLVEEANRVRGVAPRLAGPEDWHVPAHKVMPWGAAHLHDEALARWAERAQIVYHPDYLEITPRGVTKAWGARWLATRLGFTPDQAAAIGDARNDIELITWAGVGVAMGDGDPVLRAAAKAIAPPHTQDGAAELFEAIAAAHEAARARGGGGPDAR; translated from the coding sequence ATGATCACACCCGGCTCACCAGAGCCCGCCGCGCAGCCCGCCCCGTCCGCCGTCGACCCCGCCCGGCTCGCCCGCATCCGCATCGTGTTCTCCGACCTGGACGAGACGCTCCTCGGCCCGGATCACCGGGTCGGCGACCGGAGCCGGCGGGCGGTGGAGCGCCTCCTGCGGCTGGGGGTCGAGTTCGTCGTGTGCACCGGCCGGGCGCCCGAGGCCACGCGGCCGATCGTCGAGTCCCTCGGCGGCCGCTACATGGTCTGCACCAATGGCTCCTCCGTCTACGACGGCCACACGCTCCTGATGCAGGAGACGCTGCCCGCTCCTCTCGTGGCGGAGATGACCGCCTTCTTCCACGGTCACGGTTGCCCCGTCTACCTCATGACCCCCGTGGGTTACCTGGTCACCCGGGTCACCCCGCTGGTCGAGGAGGCGAACCGGGTCCGGGGCGTCGCCCCCCGCCTGGCCGGCCCGGAAGACTGGCACGTCCCGGCGCACAAGGTCATGCCCTGGGGGGCGGCACACCTCCACGACGAGGCCCTGGCCCGCTGGGCGGAGCGCGCCCAGATCGTGTACCATCCCGACTACCTCGAGATCACCCCGCGCGGCGTGACCAAGGCGTGGGGCGCCCGGTGGCTGGCCACCCGCCTGGGGTTCACTCCGGACCAGGCGGCAGCGATCGGAGACGCCCGCAACGACATCGAGCTCATCACCTGGGCCGGCGTCGGGGTCGCGATGGGGGACGGCGACCCCGTGCTCCGGGCCGCCGCCAAGGCGATCGCCCCGCCTCACACGCAGGACGGCGCCGCCGAGCTCTTCGAGGCCATCGCCGCCGCGCACGAGGCCGCCCGTGCCCGCGGAGGCGGAGGGCCCGACGCCCGGTGA
- the hemL gene encoding glutamate-1-semialdehyde 2,1-aminomutase gives MAMNDRVRSAELFAASREVIPGGVNSPVRSFRSVGGTPPFIARGEGAYLYDVDGNRYIDYFLSWGPLVLGHAHPEVVEALREAVLRGTSYGAPTELELELAREVIDFYPGLEMIRMVNSGTEATMSALRVARAATGRPKVVKFIGNYHGHHDSLLVRAGSGAMDMGVPDSPGVAPGAARDTLSLPYNDLDAVREAFRQHGDQIAAVIVEPVAGNMGLVLPRPGFLEGLRSITREHGALLVFDEVLCGFRLPGGSAAAHFGIDPDLVTLGKVIGGGLPVGAYGGKRRYMELVAPAGPVYQAGTLSGNPLAMTAGLTQLRILRRPGVMAEIERKTARLVEGLNALLSRRGLPYRAQGIGSLWGLFFSAEPVYDYESALKSDTRLFARFFHALLRRGVYIAPSQFESGFMSLAHTDADLDATLEAAGDALDEALAMVQ, from the coding sequence ATGGCCATGAACGATCGGGTCCGGTCGGCGGAGCTGTTCGCGGCCAGCCGCGAGGTCATCCCGGGCGGGGTGAACAGCCCGGTGCGCTCGTTCCGGTCCGTGGGGGGTACCCCGCCTTTCATCGCCCGGGGCGAGGGGGCGTACCTCTACGACGTCGACGGCAACCGCTACATCGACTACTTCCTCTCCTGGGGCCCGCTCGTCCTCGGGCACGCACACCCGGAGGTCGTGGAGGCGCTCCGGGAGGCGGTCCTGCGGGGGACGTCGTACGGCGCCCCGACCGAGCTCGAGCTGGAGCTCGCGCGGGAGGTCATCGACTTCTACCCCGGGCTTGAGATGATCCGCATGGTCAACTCGGGTACGGAGGCCACGATGAGCGCGCTCCGCGTGGCCCGTGCGGCGACCGGCCGGCCCAAGGTCGTCAAGTTCATCGGCAACTACCACGGGCACCACGACAGCCTTCTGGTGCGGGCGGGCTCCGGGGCGATGGACATGGGCGTGCCCGACAGCCCCGGCGTGGCGCCCGGCGCCGCCCGGGACACCCTGAGCCTGCCGTACAATGACCTCGATGCGGTGCGGGAGGCGTTCCGGCAGCACGGCGATCAGATCGCCGCGGTGATCGTGGAACCGGTGGCGGGCAACATGGGGCTCGTGCTGCCGCGCCCGGGCTTCCTGGAAGGCCTGCGGTCGATCACGCGCGAGCACGGCGCCCTCCTGGTCTTCGACGAGGTGCTGTGCGGTTTCCGCCTACCCGGGGGCAGCGCGGCGGCGCACTTCGGGATCGACCCGGACCTGGTCACGCTGGGCAAGGTGATCGGCGGCGGCCTGCCGGTCGGCGCGTACGGGGGCAAGCGGCGCTACATGGAGCTGGTCGCCCCGGCCGGGCCCGTGTACCAGGCCGGCACCCTCTCGGGCAACCCCCTGGCGATGACCGCCGGCCTCACCCAGCTCCGGATCCTGCGCCGGCCGGGGGTGATGGCGGAGATCGAGCGCAAGACCGCCCGGCTGGTCGAGGGGCTGAACGCGCTTCTGAGCCGCCGCGGTCTGCCGTACCGCGCGCAGGGGATCGGCTCGCTGTGGGGACTCTTCTTCTCGGCCGAGCCGGTGTACGACTACGAGTCCGCCCTAAAGTCCGACACCCGGCTCTTCGCCCGGTTCTTCCACGCGCTGCTCCGCCGCGGCGTGTACATCGCCCCCTCGCAGTTCGAGTCGGGCTTCATGAGCCTCGCCCACACCGACGCCGACCTGGATGCCACCCTGGAGGCCGCCGGGGACGCGCTCGACGAGGCGCTGGCGATGGTGCAGTGA
- a CDS encoding GerAB/ArcD/ProY family transporter, with amino-acid sequence MLILPTVSIAVAGRAAWTVVLAAWVVSALGSGAFWLAARRHPEERFPTYVLRALGPVLGRVALLYLAGVPVLVAAVDLILIFESVDDVFYDRTPFWALAAAVLVVAGYAAWTGWRSLAMVSPLLLLAVGATLSFLWALLVPKAEAGYLWPPIDPGQFRWEPVAVWLALVGFHYPVVLPFLFPLAARKKRFFPAFAAGGFAGAAVILVSVLFVVAVVGPEAARELGQPYPDITAVLTLPRSFFDRPEHLARLSLNVNALMAVAVSLLAGAEMLAALVSARNPDPFIPVVAGGALGVASAAHEPGLRQPLMAATGGLLYSAVPLLLLLAVLPARPARSPRPGPDSRAPTTRRVHRAAGPFLKT; translated from the coding sequence ATCCTCATCCTGCCCACCGTGAGCATCGCGGTGGCAGGGCGGGCCGCCTGGACGGTGGTCCTCGCTGCGTGGGTGGTGTCGGCGCTCGGGAGCGGCGCCTTCTGGCTGGCCGCGCGCCGTCACCCGGAGGAGCGGTTTCCGACTTACGTCCTCCGGGCCCTGGGCCCCGTGCTGGGGCGGGTGGCACTCCTGTACCTGGCGGGGGTCCCGGTCCTGGTCGCCGCCGTCGATCTCATCCTGATCTTCGAATCGGTGGACGACGTCTTCTACGACCGGACCCCCTTCTGGGCCCTCGCGGCCGCCGTGCTTGTGGTCGCCGGGTACGCCGCCTGGACCGGGTGGCGCTCCCTGGCCATGGTGAGCCCGCTTCTGCTGCTCGCGGTGGGTGCCACCCTCTCGTTTCTCTGGGCCCTGCTCGTGCCGAAGGCCGAAGCCGGCTACCTGTGGCCGCCGATCGACCCGGGCCAGTTCCGGTGGGAGCCTGTGGCGGTGTGGCTGGCCCTGGTCGGGTTCCACTACCCGGTGGTCCTGCCCTTTCTCTTCCCCCTCGCCGCCCGGAAGAAGCGGTTCTTCCCGGCGTTCGCGGCCGGGGGCTTCGCCGGCGCCGCCGTCATCCTGGTCTCCGTCCTGTTCGTCGTCGCCGTCGTGGGCCCGGAGGCGGCGCGGGAGCTCGGTCAGCCGTACCCGGACATCACCGCGGTGCTGACGCTCCCCCGCTCCTTCTTCGACCGGCCGGAGCACCTGGCCCGGCTGAGCCTGAACGTCAACGCGCTCATGGCTGTGGCTGTGTCTCTCCTGGCAGGTGCGGAGATGCTCGCAGCTCTCGTCAGCGCGCGCAACCCCGACCCCTTCATCCCCGTGGTCGCCGGGGGCGCACTGGGGGTCGCCTCGGCCGCCCATGAGCCCGGACTCCGGCAACCGCTCATGGCAGCGACCGGAGGGCTCCTCTACTCGGCGGTCCCCCTCCTCCTCCTCCTGGCCGTCCTGCCGGCACGGCCCGCCCGAAGCCCGCGCCCCGGCCCGGACTCCCGCGCTCCGACCACCCGGCGCGTCCACCGGGCGGCCGGACCGTTCCTGAAAACGTGA
- a CDS encoding CPBP family glutamic-type intramembrane protease, with the protein MNLRRRLRIALVAGVLAPLGMVLGGVLLARILRGESLVQALAGPPAGVGRSLREALPWALGGAGVSLGVSALLASVWPQFGKALERTGIQSGSEVLRLAGWPVLLLVVAAGAVGEEVLFRGGIQPSLGVWPTATAFGLAHGGWQLREMWSYVMAAGLAGLAFGYAYEWSGTLWAPVLAHVVHNGAVVAYLLYRQRRGEPERAEAGAVEAAAGPAVIPTQGEVLGMLAMARIRQNLPRPRVEDVPAAVRAELRRLEGRVRPGMTVAVTAGSRGIAGIPAILRAVVGTLREMGAEPFLVAAMGSHGGGTAAGQAELLAHLGITEESVGAPLRVTDQAVAVGTTASGHVLYCDAEAARADAILLVNRVKPHTSFRGSLESGLFKILTVGLGKVPGARQVHRLGAPEIYPAIREMGRLGLERLPILGGLAILENGYEETAKVRLLLPEEMEAGEERLLEEARSLLPGLPVRDLDLLIVEEMGKNYSGTGMDTNVIGRWRVPGMPEPEWPRIGRIVVLRLSEASAGNANGVGLADFTTRRLADAIDWDKTLTNIATSGFWFRAMCPPALPSDRSAIEWAIRSLEALKGEPVDPGRLRAARIRSTLHLEELWVTAPVLEEVLAAGTCEALTPLEPLRFSGEGDLLPGA; encoded by the coding sequence GTGAACCTGCGCCGCCGGCTGCGGATCGCGCTGGTGGCCGGAGTCCTGGCGCCCCTGGGCATGGTCCTCGGCGGGGTGCTGCTGGCCCGCATCCTGCGGGGCGAGAGCCTGGTGCAGGCGCTCGCCGGCCCTCCGGCGGGCGTGGGCCGTTCCCTGCGCGAGGCGCTGCCTTGGGCCCTGGGGGGCGCCGGCGTCTCCCTCGGCGTGAGCGCGCTCCTGGCCTCCGTGTGGCCGCAATTCGGCAAGGCCTTGGAGCGAACGGGGATCCAGTCCGGGAGCGAGGTCCTCCGCCTCGCCGGGTGGCCCGTGCTGCTCCTGGTGGTGGCCGCCGGCGCGGTGGGGGAGGAGGTGCTCTTCCGCGGGGGAATCCAGCCCTCGCTCGGCGTGTGGCCCACGGCCACCGCCTTCGGCCTGGCTCACGGCGGCTGGCAGCTGCGGGAGATGTGGTCGTACGTCATGGCGGCCGGCCTGGCCGGCCTGGCCTTCGGCTACGCATACGAGTGGAGCGGGACGCTCTGGGCCCCGGTTCTGGCGCACGTGGTGCACAACGGCGCGGTCGTCGCCTACCTCCTTTACCGGCAGCGCCGCGGCGAGCCGGAGAGAGCGGAAGCCGGGGCGGTGGAGGCCGCCGCTGGCCCGGCTGTCATCCCGACACAAGGTGAGGTGCTCGGCATGCTGGCGATGGCGCGCATCCGGCAGAATCTTCCCCGGCCCCGGGTCGAAGACGTGCCCGCTGCCGTCCGGGCCGAGTTGCGGCGCCTGGAGGGCCGGGTGCGGCCCGGCATGACGGTGGCGGTCACGGCGGGTAGCCGGGGCATCGCCGGGATCCCGGCGATCCTGCGCGCAGTCGTGGGCACGCTCCGGGAGATGGGCGCCGAACCCTTCCTCGTCGCCGCCATGGGCAGCCACGGGGGCGGCACGGCCGCAGGACAGGCCGAGCTCCTCGCGCATCTGGGCATCACGGAGGAGTCGGTAGGGGCACCCCTGCGGGTGACGGACCAGGCGGTGGCGGTCGGCACCACGGCCTCCGGCCACGTGCTCTACTGCGACGCCGAGGCCGCGCGTGCCGACGCCATCCTCCTCGTGAACCGGGTGAAGCCCCACACGTCCTTCCGGGGGTCCCTGGAGAGCGGGCTGTTCAAGATCCTTACCGTCGGCCTCGGGAAGGTGCCGGGGGCGCGCCAGGTGCACCGGCTGGGAGCGCCCGAGATCTACCCCGCCATCCGGGAGATGGGTCGCCTTGGTCTGGAGCGGCTGCCGATCCTGGGCGGGCTGGCCATCCTGGAGAACGGGTACGAGGAGACGGCAAAGGTGCGGCTGCTCCTCCCGGAGGAGATGGAGGCCGGGGAGGAGCGGCTCCTGGAAGAGGCCCGGTCGCTCCTGCCGGGGCTGCCGGTGCGGGACCTCGACCTCCTCATCGTCGAGGAGATGGGCAAGAACTACAGCGGCACCGGCATGGACACGAACGTCATCGGCCGGTGGCGGGTGCCGGGGATGCCCGAGCCGGAGTGGCCCCGGATCGGCCGGATCGTGGTGCTGCGGCTGTCGGAGGCGTCGGCCGGCAACGCGAACGGGGTCGGGCTCGCTGACTTCACCACCCGGCGCCTGGCGGACGCGATCGACTGGGACAAGACCCTGACGAACATCGCCACGTCGGGCTTCTGGTTCCGGGCGATGTGCCCACCGGCTCTCCCCAGCGACCGGTCCGCCATCGAGTGGGCGATCCGGAGCCTCGAAGCGCTGAAGGGGGAGCCGGTCGACCCCGGGCGGCTCCGGGCGGCCCGCATCCGGTCCACCCTCCACCTGGAGGAGCTGTGGGTCACCGCTCCGGTGCTGGAGGAAGTGCTGGCCGCCGGCACCTGCGAGGCGCTCACCCCGCTCGAGCCCCTGCGCTTCTCCGGGGAGGGAGATCTGCTGCCGGGGGCGTGA